The Pseudomonadota bacterium genome contains a region encoding:
- a CDS encoding glycoside hydrolase family 2 TIM barrel-domain containing protein yields the protein MAQLAATGANSIRTWGVEGADAILDEAHALGLTVTIGIWLGHERHGFDYGDEAQVAEQMARAKAAVLAHKDHPALLMWGIGNEMEGFGDGNDPTIWKAVNDIAAMVKELDPHHPTMTVTAEIGGDRVEWLHRRSPAIDVHGINSYGGAPSLPKRLAEAGATKPYVLTEFGTVGSWESGKTAWGSPYEQTSTEKAAFFKLSYESAVLEQPGKALGAYVFTWGFKMEGTATWLGLLLPDGSTIATVDAMTEYWTGEPPANRSPVVTPLRIDGPDQVKPGALISVSTDVSDPESKSLTARWTLRPESSEMLTGGDFRRDLPDIPEAIVEATLDDVRLRMPPEPGAYRLFYYVNDGAGKAATASLPILVMGTPRPRLPIDVYTDGLEAMPWAPAGWMGNVDDLTLDGDYRASVHRGDRSVRLHYTGTFNWVGVAWQHPPNNWGDQEGGFDVTGARALEVWARGEYGGEKVTFGVGIIGNDKPFADSAIVKGKAVELTDSWTRYTVPLSRKDLSSIKTAFVITISGRRTPVTVYLDDVRFVK from the coding sequence ATGGCGCAACTCGCGGCCACGGGCGCAAACTCTATTCGGACTTGGGGCGTAGAAGGCGCGGATGCCATTCTTGATGAGGCCCACGCGCTTGGACTGACCGTCACGATCGGCATCTGGCTCGGTCACGAGCGTCATGGCTTTGACTATGGCGATGAAGCGCAGGTGGCCGAGCAAATGGCACGGGCCAAAGCGGCTGTGCTCGCCCACAAAGACCATCCGGCATTGCTTATGTGGGGCATTGGCAATGAAATGGAGGGCTTTGGTGACGGCAATGATCCGACGATCTGGAAAGCGGTGAACGATATCGCGGCAATGGTCAAAGAACTGGATCCGCATCACCCCACTATGACCGTGACTGCCGAGATTGGCGGTGATCGAGTTGAGTGGCTGCACCGGCGCAGTCCGGCGATCGATGTGCATGGCATTAACTCCTACGGCGGCGCGCCCTCCTTGCCCAAGCGCTTGGCCGAGGCGGGCGCCACAAAGCCGTATGTCCTGACCGAATTTGGCACCGTCGGCTCGTGGGAATCGGGTAAGACCGCGTGGGGTTCGCCCTACGAGCAAACCAGCACCGAAAAGGCGGCGTTTTTTAAACTCAGCTATGAATCCGCCGTGCTTGAGCAACCGGGCAAAGCACTTGGCGCGTATGTCTTTACCTGGGGTTTCAAAATGGAGGGCACCGCGACATGGCTGGGCTTACTTTTGCCCGATGGTTCAACGATTGCCACAGTCGACGCCATGACCGAATACTGGACTGGTGAACCACCGGCCAATCGTTCTCCGGTGGTGACGCCTCTGCGCATCGACGGACCTGATCAGGTGAAACCGGGCGCGTTGATCTCCGTATCCACCGACGTGTCCGATCCAGAATCCAAGTCGCTGACCGCCCGATGGACGTTGAGGCCCGAGTCCAGCGAAATGTTGACGGGCGGTGATTTTCGCCGCGATCTGCCCGATATACCCGAAGCGATTGTTGAGGCAACCCTCGATGACGTGCGACTGCGCATGCCGCCTGAACCTGGCGCGTATCGTCTCTTCTACTACGTCAATGATGGAGCGGGAAAAGCGGCGACTGCCAGCCTGCCGATTCTCGTGATGGGCACGCCGCGTCCCCGTCTGCCAATCGACGTTTATACCGACGGGCTTGAGGCGATGCCCTGGGCGCCGGCTGGCTGGATGGGTAACGTCGATGACTTGACCCTCGACGGGGATTATCGAGCTAGCGTCCATCGTGGTGATCGCAGTGTGCGTCTGCATTACACTGGCACCTTTAACTGGGTAGGCGTGGCCTGGCAGCACCCGCCCAACAACTGGGGTGATCAAGAAGGTGGCTTCGACGTGACCGGCGCGCGCGCGCTGGAAGTCTGGGCGCGCGGTGAATACGGCGGGGAAAAGGTCACCTTTGGCGTTGGAATTATCGGTAACGACAAGCCTTTCGCCGATTCGGCAATCGTCAAAGGCAAAGCGGTCGAGCTGACCGATTCTTGGACACGCTACACCGTGCCGCTAAGTCGCAAAGATCTCAGCAGTATCAAAACGGCGTTTGTGATTACGATTAGTGGCCGCCGCACACCGGTAACCGTGTATCTCGACGACGTTCGTTTCGTAAAATAA
- a CDS encoding winged helix-turn-helix domain-containing protein: MPFASIVLADSNPTIAEAAIRKLAISGHSVRRAENACGAMSLLRDSKSELIIVDFNLPDVVGLDLLREIKNDPRLHSVRVLMTSPNGHRDAVEALEAGADDYLPKPYSLDELNARVATALRRPPVSRVIETTERVGSILVDDVSCQVTANGSPVDLSPLEYRLLSFLIRNPGRMFTRGQLISNVWHDVECVHARTVDVNVRRLRSRLAEQGCDRYIQTVRGKGYRLQAQYS, encoded by the coding sequence ATGCCGTTTGCCAGTATAGTTCTTGCGGATTCTAATCCAACGATTGCCGAAGCGGCGATTCGAAAACTAGCCATTTCGGGTCATTCGGTAAGACGCGCAGAAAACGCGTGCGGCGCTATGTCGCTGCTGCGCGACAGCAAGAGCGAACTCATTATTGTTGATTTCAATCTTCCCGACGTTGTCGGATTGGATCTGCTGCGCGAAATCAAAAATGACCCCCGACTTCATAGTGTACGCGTGCTGATGACTTCACCGAATGGTCATCGAGATGCCGTCGAAGCACTTGAGGCAGGGGCCGATGATTATTTGCCTAAGCCTTATAGCCTCGATGAATTGAATGCACGCGTGGCCACAGCATTGCGCCGGCCGCCGGTTAGTCGCGTTATTGAGACAACAGAACGAGTGGGTTCAATTTTAGTGGATGATGTGAGTTGTCAAGTCACCGCCAATGGTTCCCCAGTAGATCTTTCGCCGCTCGAGTACCGCTTGTTGAGTTTCTTGATTAGAAATCCCGGGCGTATGTTCACACGAGGTCAGTTAATCAGCAACGTCTGGCATGACGTCGAGTGTGTACACGCTCGCACTGTTGATGTAAATGTGCGGCGCCTACGTAGTCGTCTTGCTGAACAGGGTTGCGACCGTTACATACAGACCGTGCGTGGAAAAGGGTACCGGCTTCAAGCGCAGTACAGCTAG
- a CDS encoding serine/threonine protein kinase has product MIFKRALAISLACVLVGCGGGDINIEPRTTVENSNNTTNTGATNPNANANDVCASYTNSGGQVIEGVFDGTNCNYSPSFVDAGNNLTVDMTIPALDNGGAHIFEGSLFVGETYDNDSDMMVAGISEGGDGPVLTVEAGATVAFQSSSDFMIINRGSQLFAVGTADQPITFTSVSDVTGTLPSFDAVQQWGGMVINGFGVTNKCDYTGSRAGGDLATTDCHVDAEGAAGLDESQYGGDNDDDSSGRLEYVVIKHTGATVGNGDELNGISFGGVGRNTIVENLQVYSTFDDGIEMFGGAVSFKNFAALYVRDDSIDIDEGWSGSIENALVIQAGGIGNHCIEADGIGSFSGLTAVEVEAVIAQGINSRATISNLTCIISPSEAQGDFDPGAGWRLREGLFADISDSMVITSFGVDSADNNYCLRIDNRSQQAAQDGDLTISSSVFACEERTNGGSLPNGTSVEQFAIDSGNTFATLAGQTNPTAANDSDLQLLEGAPPIYSIDYATMSVDGMMLPGAPQDGAYIGGLSLGDVNWAADWTFGIFDGARSESLWIE; this is encoded by the coding sequence ATGATTTTTAAGCGCGCTCTCGCGATTTCGCTGGCCTGTGTACTCGTTGGTTGTGGGGGAGGAGACATCAATATAGAGCCTCGAACCACGGTGGAGAACAGCAACAACACTACCAACACGGGCGCTACTAACCCAAATGCCAATGCTAACGATGTATGTGCTTCGTATACGAATTCAGGGGGCCAAGTCATCGAGGGCGTGTTTGATGGCACCAACTGTAACTATAGCCCTTCGTTTGTCGATGCCGGCAACAACCTAACTGTGGATATGACCATTCCAGCGCTTGATAACGGCGGCGCACATATCTTCGAGGGTAGTCTCTTCGTCGGCGAAACGTACGACAATGATTCTGACATGATGGTGGCAGGCATTTCAGAAGGTGGAGATGGCCCTGTTTTGACGGTTGAGGCGGGTGCGACGGTTGCCTTTCAGTCCAGCTCTGACTTCATGATCATTAACCGTGGATCTCAGTTGTTTGCGGTTGGCACTGCCGATCAACCGATCACTTTCACCTCGGTGTCGGATGTTACCGGCACGTTGCCAAGCTTCGACGCTGTGCAGCAGTGGGGTGGCATGGTGATCAATGGTTTCGGCGTGACGAACAAATGCGACTATACGGGCTCAAGAGCGGGCGGCGATCTCGCCACCACGGACTGTCATGTCGATGCAGAGGGCGCCGCGGGACTCGATGAGTCGCAATACGGTGGCGATAATGACGATGATAGCTCGGGACGCCTGGAGTACGTTGTCATCAAGCACACGGGTGCAACGGTTGGCAACGGCGATGAACTTAACGGCATTTCATTTGGCGGAGTGGGCCGCAACACGATCGTCGAGAATTTACAAGTTTACTCTACGTTTGACGATGGCATCGAAATGTTCGGCGGTGCGGTCAGTTTCAAGAATTTTGCTGCGCTATATGTTCGTGATGATTCAATTGACATTGACGAAGGCTGGTCCGGGTCGATTGAAAATGCGTTGGTGATTCAGGCCGGTGGTATTGGTAACCATTGCATCGAAGCGGATGGGATTGGCTCATTTAGTGGACTCACTGCGGTCGAAGTCGAAGCGGTAATCGCTCAAGGAATCAACTCTCGGGCCACAATTAGCAACCTCACGTGTATTATTTCTCCGAGCGAAGCTCAGGGTGATTTTGATCCCGGCGCGGGCTGGCGCCTACGCGAAGGTCTCTTCGCAGATATTTCCGATTCGATGGTCATTACGTCGTTCGGCGTCGATTCAGCCGACAATAATTACTGCCTGCGCATCGACAATCGCTCTCAACAAGCTGCTCAGGATGGTGACTTGACCATTTCATCATCCGTGTTTGCCTGTGAAGAGCGAACCAATGGTGGATCCTTGCCGAATGGAACCTCGGTCGAGCAATTCGCGATAGACAGCGGTAATACATTTGCCACGCTCGCTGGGCAGACTAACCCCACCGCAGCAAATGATTCGGATCTTCAGCTCTTGGAAGGCGCTCCTCCCATTTACTCCATCGACTACGCCACCATGAGTGTGGACGGCATGATGCTACCAGGTGCACCACAAGACGGCGCCTACATCGGTGGGCTTAGCTTAGGTGATGTGAACTGGGCGGCTGACTGGACATTCGGCATCTTTGATGGCGCTCGATCTGAGTCTCTTTGGATCGAATAG
- a CDS encoding TonB-dependent receptor: MKLRYTLLPIAIAGAVLVQAQEAADDSIQPPVPEIAAPEVADVIEEVIVMGRARSSFEQLVDERLQDEASVDVLGAESIGRLGDSTVSAALVRVPGIALVNNKFVYIRGLGERYSTSYLNGATIPSPDLTRNVIPLDIFPTSIVDSLRVQKSWSADQSANFGGGSVDVRTKGIPDGPVFQFEIGSGTSTENSGDALSYEGGSDDDFGTDDGSRALSPELLNQINRFQGNVDVQSILNTLRREGNVNATVADAQRVNRELGLLLNREIGIQSENIHPDIGLKVNAGNNFILDENWEAGVLAGAAYESQWRNTEATSRNFNFPDEQLDHERESTRSINITGTLAAGLRFGEDHAISTTSLFIRNTDDETAINTFFNENRQVTDGFGFQRYRFQFEERELTAHNIKGVHILGDQTRNMLPSFLQGVAGMIPAESQFDWFYSDAGAVTDIPNQVSIAAQAETDPITGEVISSAVGLNATAADYRFTELDDDVRNYGWNVTLPFALEKSTLDVKFGLEHSQKARIYRQSQFSLGALSVTDPAVLSGELNDVFSDANILNSGNDFVFDIQGTNNQSYIAVTMVDAVYGKLDWQIGDSWRVVAGARWEDYRQVALDWNPFGFSLDNPVLTTDVETLENGVFQDDRVYPALALTYSGNLWAETFQARLGFSQTTVRPDLREITDASYIDPITDDLVDGNPGVVPSDVDNIDLRFEWFFSSGDNLTATLFYKSIDNPIEFFESAASDTTTAREIVNAESATIRGIELEGFKDLSFLGEAFSPFFLQGNITLQDNELVAGEEADAPTNPVRGLAGSSDYVVNASLGYDSPNGNHSASLAYNVFGERLYVAGRNGAPDGFEQPFHSLDMTYSWYPTDRITVKAKARNILDESIEIERVGVTTFEERVGSSFSLSFQWRM; this comes from the coding sequence ATGAAACTTCGATACACCCTTTTGCCGATTGCGATAGCGGGCGCGGTGCTGGTTCAAGCGCAAGAAGCGGCAGACGATTCAATTCAGCCTCCGGTCCCGGAGATTGCCGCTCCTGAGGTTGCGGATGTAATCGAAGAAGTGATCGTGATGGGTCGAGCCCGAAGTAGTTTCGAGCAATTGGTCGACGAGCGACTTCAGGATGAGGCGTCGGTAGATGTGCTGGGTGCAGAGTCTATAGGGCGTCTTGGGGACTCTACTGTATCGGCGGCTCTAGTGAGAGTGCCGGGCATCGCGCTCGTGAACAATAAGTTCGTTTATATTCGAGGTTTAGGTGAGCGCTATTCAACCAGCTACTTGAATGGCGCTACGATTCCTTCCCCCGATCTGACTCGAAACGTGATTCCCCTTGATATTTTCCCGACGTCGATTGTTGATTCGCTGCGCGTACAAAAGTCCTGGTCCGCCGATCAGTCAGCTAACTTTGGCGGTGGTAGCGTCGATGTGCGAACCAAAGGAATTCCCGACGGGCCAGTTTTCCAGTTTGAAATCGGAAGCGGCACCAGCACCGAGAATAGCGGTGATGCACTGAGCTACGAAGGTGGAAGCGATGACGACTTTGGCACGGACGATGGTAGTCGAGCGTTGTCGCCCGAATTGCTCAATCAAATTAATCGATTCCAGGGTAACGTCGACGTTCAGAGTATTTTGAATACGTTGCGTCGCGAAGGCAATGTCAATGCAACGGTTGCTGATGCTCAGCGAGTTAATCGTGAACTGGGCTTGCTACTCAATCGTGAGATTGGCATTCAAAGCGAGAACATCCATCCCGACATTGGGCTTAAAGTAAATGCGGGTAACAACTTTATTCTCGACGAAAACTGGGAGGCTGGTGTGTTAGCGGGAGCTGCCTATGAATCGCAGTGGCGAAACACCGAAGCGACTAGCCGCAACTTCAATTTCCCGGATGAGCAACTTGATCACGAACGGGAGTCTACGCGGTCGATTAATATAACTGGCACGCTAGCTGCTGGGCTGCGCTTTGGCGAAGATCATGCGATCAGTACAACGTCGTTGTTTATTCGAAACACCGATGATGAAACGGCCATTAATACTTTCTTCAATGAAAATCGACAAGTTACCGATGGTTTCGGTTTTCAACGATATCGCTTTCAGTTTGAAGAAAGAGAGCTGACCGCACATAACATTAAGGGCGTGCACATTCTCGGAGACCAGACCCGCAACATGCTGCCGAGTTTCTTGCAGGGTGTCGCGGGCATGATTCCCGCTGAATCTCAGTTCGATTGGTTCTACTCCGATGCGGGAGCAGTAACGGATATTCCTAATCAGGTCAGTATTGCCGCGCAAGCCGAAACCGATCCCATTACCGGCGAGGTGATCAGCTCAGCTGTGGGCCTCAACGCGACGGCAGCGGACTATCGTTTCACCGAATTGGATGATGATGTGCGTAACTACGGATGGAACGTTACTCTCCCATTCGCACTCGAAAAATCGACTCTCGACGTAAAGTTTGGACTGGAGCATAGTCAAAAAGCGCGTATTTACCGCCAGAGTCAATTCAGTCTAGGCGCCCTGAGCGTGACGGATCCGGCCGTGCTTTCGGGCGAGTTAAATGATGTTTTTTCTGACGCCAATATTCTCAATTCCGGCAACGATTTCGTGTTCGATATTCAGGGTACAAATAACCAGAGTTATATCGCGGTAACGATGGTAGATGCTGTTTACGGCAAACTCGATTGGCAAATCGGAGACTCTTGGCGCGTGGTGGCAGGAGCACGATGGGAAGACTATCGTCAGGTTGCACTGGATTGGAATCCCTTTGGGTTCTCACTCGATAATCCGGTGTTAACGACCGATGTTGAGACGCTTGAAAACGGTGTTTTTCAAGATGATAGAGTGTATCCAGCGCTCGCCTTAACCTATTCGGGTAATCTCTGGGCGGAAACGTTTCAGGCGCGGCTGGGTTTTAGCCAAACGACAGTTCGCCCCGATCTTCGCGAAATCACAGACGCGAGCTACATTGATCCGATAACAGACGATTTAGTTGACGGCAACCCTGGCGTTGTTCCGTCCGATGTCGACAATATTGATTTGCGGTTCGAATGGTTTTTTAGTTCCGGTGATAACCTGACCGCGACGCTGTTTTATAAGTCTATCGATAATCCGATTGAGTTTTTCGAGTCGGCGGCGAGTGATACCACAACGGCGCGAGAAATTGTCAATGCCGAGTCGGCGACTATCCGTGGTATTGAATTAGAAGGTTTTAAAGATCTCAGCTTCCTGGGCGAGGCGTTTAGCCCATTTTTCTTGCAGGGCAATATTACGCTACAAGACAATGAGCTCGTCGCGGGTGAAGAAGCCGATGCGCCCACAAACCCCGTTAGGGGTCTGGCGGGTTCGTCTGATTACGTGGTGAATGCGTCTCTTGGCTATGATTCGCCAAACGGCAATCACAGTGCGTCACTCGCCTATAATGTTTTTGGTGAGCGACTGTATGTAGCAGGACGAAACGGTGCGCCTGATGGATTTGAGCAGCCGTTTCATTCATTGGATATGACGTACAGCTGGTACCCAACAGACCGCATCACGGTGAAGGCCAAAGCGCGGAATATTCTTGACGAAAGCATTGAGATTGAACGCGTCGGTGTCACGACCTTTGAGGAGCGCGTGGGGTCGTCGTTCAGCTTAAGCTTTCAATGGAGAATGTAG
- a CDS encoding LacI family DNA-binding transcriptional regulator, which translates to MKSSTSTTIDDVARLAGVSIKTVSRVVNREPNVRASTQEKVAAAIKQLNYTPNQSARNLASHRSRFVGLIYDDPSAFELPSSGYITRLQEGSLRACRAAQYELLIHPCNYRSRRVDEELKALIEQVRPAGMIIAAPLSNMPRVVNAIQDTGTAFVRLAPGTNNTDEFIVATNDREVSAQMTHYLASLGHTRIAFIAGHKRHKAVAQRRQGFKDALNELALTVPGRFFEQGDNSIGSGERCAERLLSKSNPPTAIFAANDDMAAGVLRTALRHGIKVPEQLSIAGCDDIALCQQLYPTLTTIRQPLAAMADRAASVLIQDKRAGTVSIGNEIIPAELKIRESTGPVPSR; encoded by the coding sequence ATGAAATCAAGTACGAGTACCACGATTGATGATGTCGCCCGCCTGGCGGGCGTATCGATCAAAACTGTTTCGAGAGTGGTCAATCGCGAACCAAATGTGCGAGCGTCCACACAAGAGAAAGTGGCGGCAGCCATAAAGCAGTTAAACTACACACCGAACCAATCGGCCCGCAATCTGGCCAGCCATCGTTCGCGCTTTGTTGGCCTCATCTACGATGACCCAAGCGCCTTTGAACTCCCTAGCTCCGGCTACATTACCCGTCTTCAGGAAGGCAGCCTTCGAGCCTGTCGCGCCGCGCAGTATGAGCTCTTAATCCACCCTTGCAATTATCGTAGCCGACGAGTCGACGAAGAGCTTAAGGCACTTATTGAGCAGGTACGGCCAGCCGGCATGATCATCGCAGCGCCGTTGTCCAACATGCCACGCGTCGTCAACGCTATACAGGATACGGGCACGGCGTTTGTACGACTTGCCCCCGGCACCAACAACACCGATGAATTCATTGTCGCGACAAATGATCGCGAAGTGAGTGCGCAAATGACTCATTACTTGGCGTCATTGGGTCATACACGCATCGCGTTTATTGCTGGTCACAAACGTCACAAGGCCGTGGCGCAGCGCCGCCAAGGATTTAAGGATGCGCTCAACGAACTCGCGCTCACTGTTCCCGGTCGATTTTTCGAACAAGGCGATAATTCTATCGGTTCGGGCGAGCGCTGCGCTGAGCGATTGTTATCGAAGTCCAACCCGCCGACCGCGATCTTCGCGGCCAACGACGACATGGCTGCTGGCGTGCTGCGAACCGCTTTGCGCCATGGCATCAAGGTCCCAGAGCAGCTGTCGATTGCAGGCTGTGACGACATTGCGTTGTGTCAGCAGCTATACCCCACTCTCACCACCATTCGCCAACCGCTCGCCGCGATGGCCGACCGAGCAGCCTCGGTCCTTATTCAGGACAAGCGTGCCGGCACCGTCTCAATCGGTAATGAAATTATTCCCGCCGAGCTCAAGATTCGTGAATCCACCGGACCAGTACCGAGCAGATAG
- a CDS encoding glycosyl hydrolase family 17 protein produces MSNLYHRKLSLAGIDVAALSLEQLRALVRKLLSNKIHGLSFSPYIEGQGPGSALSDEQIRERMSIIASYVNWLRSFSCSEGNERIPAIAAQMGLKTMVGIWLDDNLEQNEIEIHNAIDIAQAGHANILAVGNEVLLREDLSEEQLIDYIQRVREATTGIPVGYVDAYFKFVDFPRVTDACDVLLTNCYPFWEGCPADYALLYMKDMYRQAQRVANGKKVIISETGWPDRGTAFEGSVPSLQSAIKYFVDTYQWAEEENIDVFYFSSFDEEWKVAAEGDVGAYWGLWDKDGKPKYT; encoded by the coding sequence ATGTCCAATCTCTATCACCGAAAACTCTCTTTGGCCGGCATCGATGTGGCGGCGCTATCCCTAGAGCAACTCCGCGCCCTGGTCCGAAAACTCTTATCGAATAAGATTCATGGATTGTCCTTCAGCCCCTACATCGAAGGCCAGGGCCCAGGGTCCGCATTAAGCGATGAGCAGATTCGCGAACGCATGAGCATCATTGCGTCCTACGTGAATTGGTTGCGCTCGTTTTCCTGCAGCGAAGGCAACGAACGCATCCCGGCCATTGCGGCGCAGATGGGCCTAAAGACAATGGTTGGCATTTGGCTCGATGACAATCTCGAGCAAAACGAAATCGAGATTCACAATGCAATAGACATCGCACAAGCTGGCCACGCCAACATACTCGCTGTGGGCAACGAAGTTCTACTGCGCGAGGATCTCAGTGAAGAGCAACTCATCGACTACATTCAGCGTGTGAGGGAAGCCACAACGGGCATTCCCGTAGGCTATGTTGACGCCTACTTCAAATTTGTTGATTTTCCGAGAGTCACCGATGCCTGCGATGTGTTGTTAACCAACTGTTACCCCTTTTGGGAAGGTTGCCCGGCCGATTACGCACTACTCTATATGAAGGACATGTATCGACAAGCGCAGCGTGTGGCGAATGGCAAAAAAGTCATCATCTCCGAAACCGGTTGGCCAGACCGAGGTACGGCGTTTGAAGGATCGGTACCGTCATTACAAAGCGCGATAAAATATTTTGTTGACACCTATCAGTGGGCGGAAGAAGAAAACATTGATGTCTTTTACTTTTCCTCATTCGATGAGGAGTGGAAGGTCGCTGCAGAGGGCGACGTCGGTGCCTACTGGGGACTCTGGGACAAAGACGGTAAACCCAAATACACGTAG